The Fructilactobacillus myrtifloralis genome contains a region encoding:
- the xylB gene encoding xylulokinase has product MTACVLGIDLGTSAVKVSAVNRAGTVLAQESFSYPLNQPDPGYSEQNPNDWVMATTVAIVRLILDDHIDPTEIAGVSYSGQMHGLVLLDQENQVLRPAMLWNDTRTTAERSDIETQLGTEFVRITGNRPLEGFTLPKLLWVKKHEPDIFKQTAVVLTPKDYVRYRMTGKLGIDYSDATGTTMLDIHTNQWSQTICQQFGIPMRILPPLLQSIDRVGTITPEYAEFSGLTTATQVFAGGADNACGALGAGILQPGMGLLSIGTSGVLLRYEEQPTDRYHGQLQLEDHVVPDAYYSMGVTLAAGYSLSWFHRTFCSDLMFAQMLAGAATAPLGAKGLLFTPYIVGERTPHADADIRGSFIGMDATQDRGDFTRAVLEGITFSFRDCLAIYRAAGADLHRIVAIGGGAQSPLWLQMLADILHVPIQSLANEQGPGLGAAMLAAVGLGWYADCASCAQQFVHVGHQYEPLSDHMTKYDQLYALYQQVYPDTRKLSQGLRGFLS; this is encoded by the coding sequence ATGACAGCGTGTGTGTTAGGAATTGATTTGGGAACTAGTGCAGTAAAGGTGTCAGCGGTGAATCGGGCAGGGACGGTGCTAGCGCAGGAGTCCTTTAGTTATCCTTTAAATCAGCCCGATCCGGGTTACAGCGAGCAAAATCCCAATGATTGGGTGATGGCGACGACGGTTGCGATTGTGCGCTTAATCCTCGATGATCACATTGACCCTACGGAGATTGCGGGGGTTAGTTATTCAGGACAAATGCATGGATTAGTGTTGTTAGACCAGGAGAACCAGGTGTTACGGCCTGCCATGTTATGGAACGATACCCGAACGACCGCGGAACGGTCTGACATTGAAACACAGCTGGGGACTGAATTTGTCCGTATCACTGGGAACCGGCCCTTGGAGGGTTTTACCCTGCCGAAACTTTTGTGGGTAAAAAAGCATGAACCAGACATCTTTAAGCAGACAGCAGTTGTGTTAACGCCCAAGGATTACGTTCGCTACCGCATGACGGGGAAGTTAGGGATTGATTATTCGGATGCCACGGGAACTACCATGCTGGACATTCATACGAACCAGTGGAGTCAAACGATTTGTCAGCAATTCGGGATTCCAATGCGGATCTTACCACCACTGTTGCAATCGATTGATCGGGTTGGCACCATTACACCCGAGTACGCAGAATTTTCCGGACTAACCACGGCGACTCAGGTGTTTGCCGGGGGCGCCGATAATGCGTGTGGGGCCCTGGGAGCAGGAATTTTACAGCCGGGCATGGGCCTGTTAAGTATCGGAACATCGGGGGTGCTGTTACGCTATGAGGAGCAGCCCACCGATCGGTACCACGGGCAACTTCAGTTAGAAGACCACGTAGTTCCAGATGCATACTATTCGATGGGTGTCACCCTGGCGGCTGGGTATTCGCTAAGCTGGTTTCACCGCACCTTTTGTTCAGACTTGATGTTTGCCCAGATGCTAGCCGGGGCAGCAACTGCACCCCTGGGAGCTAAGGGATTACTGTTCACTCCGTACATTGTGGGGGAACGAACTCCGCATGCCGATGCTGACATACGGGGTAGTTTTATCGGAATGGATGCAACGCAGGACCGGGGTGATTTTACCCGGGCGGTTTTAGAGGGAATTACCTTTAGTTTTCGCGATTGCTTAGCAATTTACCGAGCTGCTGGAGCGGACTTGCACCGAATCGTTGCCATTGGCGGAGGGGCGCAAAGCCCACTGTGGTTACAGATGCTAGCAGACATCTTGCACGTGCCAATTCAAAGCCTAGCCAACGAACAGGGGCCCGGATTAGGGGCCGCCATGTTAGCAGCGGTTGGTTTAGGTTGGTACGCTGATTGTGCGAGCTGTGCGCAACAATTTGTGCACGTCGGTCATCAGTACGAGCCGCTTTCTGACCACATGACGAAGTATGATCAGCTTTACGCCCTGTATCAGCAGGTTTATCCGGATACCCGGAAGCTTAGTCAGGGGCTCCGTGGGTTTTTAAGTTAA
- a CDS encoding VOC family protein, whose translation MRVRDVDQVVVTVDELEAALRFYHEVLDLPLLKETADQLLFQLGKQTLVCQLPSISGLTAAQPTAGSTAFSILAKDSLATIQAHLANYFIDIVAGPIERQTAKHQVRSLFIQDPAGNLLEIKEYQSN comes from the coding sequence TTGCGCGTACGAGACGTCGATCAAGTGGTGGTCACGGTTGATGAACTGGAAGCCGCCCTGCGGTTTTACCACGAAGTTCTAGACCTCCCCTTATTAAAGGAAACCGCTGATCAGCTGTTATTCCAGCTCGGAAAACAAACCCTAGTTTGCCAACTCCCGAGTATTTCAGGACTTACTGCTGCTCAGCCCACGGCCGGGTCAACGGCCTTTAGCATTTTAGCTAAGGATTCCTTAGCCACGATTCAAGCGCACCTAGCCAACTACTTCATTGACATCGTCGCCGGTCCAATCGAACGGCAAACTGCTAAACACCAGGTCCGCTCCTTGTTCATTCAGGATCCCGCTGGTAACCTACTGGAAATTAAAGAATACCAATCGAATTAA
- a CDS encoding cation:proton antiporter: MEYLGSIWIVLVAALLFGYLASRIGLPSVVGQIIAGIVIGPALLNWVKLNEILSVSADLGIILLMFLAGLECDFKQVKKYLVSATGIAVCGVVLPLVVFFGMGMLFHQGMVESLFWGVIFAATSVSISVAVLQEYGKLQTVAGAVILGAAVVDDVISIVLLSLFTSFFTAGGNLAVIIGLQVLYLLFLVVMVKWIVPEIIKIGMHFDDEIALAIIGIVLCFSLAELAEVCHLSSVLGAFFAGIAVGFTPARSTIERSTNIIGYALLIPIFFVSVGLELKLVTSWQGWLIVILLTIVALLTKWVGCGLGARVLGFSWKDSNVIGAGMVSRGEMALIVAQVGLSSHLLSNHLYSEIIFVVILTTILSPIMLKWGLKK; the protein is encoded by the coding sequence ATGGAATACTTAGGGAGCATTTGGATTGTATTGGTCGCCGCCCTGTTATTTGGCTACTTGGCGAGTCGCATTGGCCTGCCCAGTGTGGTGGGGCAGATTATCGCTGGGATCGTGATTGGACCGGCGTTGTTAAACTGGGTCAAGCTCAACGAAATTTTGTCAGTGAGCGCGGACTTAGGGATTATTTTGTTAATGTTTTTAGCTGGCTTGGAGTGTGACTTTAAACAGGTGAAGAAGTACCTGGTCTCTGCCACGGGGATTGCCGTGTGTGGAGTCGTGCTCCCACTGGTGGTTTTCTTTGGGATGGGAATGTTATTTCACCAGGGCATGGTTGAATCCCTCTTCTGGGGGGTCATTTTTGCCGCCACTTCCGTTTCAATTAGCGTGGCCGTGTTACAAGAATACGGCAAGCTGCAAACGGTCGCCGGGGCGGTCATCTTAGGGGCTGCCGTGGTTGATGACGTGATTTCAATCGTATTGCTAAGCCTGTTTACCAGCTTCTTCACGGCTGGGGGGAACTTGGCCGTCATCATCGGGTTACAAGTTCTCTACCTCCTGTTCTTAGTGGTCATGGTGAAATGGATTGTGCCGGAGATCATTAAAATTGGGATGCACTTTGACGACGAGATTGCGCTCGCCATCATCGGGATCGTGCTTTGTTTCTCACTCGCGGAACTGGCAGAAGTTTGTCACTTGAGTTCCGTCCTGGGGGCCTTTTTTGCCGGGATTGCCGTGGGCTTTACGCCTGCCCGGTCGACCATCGAGCGGAGCACAAATATCATTGGGTATGCCTTATTGATTCCAATTTTCTTTGTGTCCGTTGGGCTCGAGTTAAAACTAGTAACGAGCTGGCAGGGTTGGTTAATTGTTATCTTACTGACCATCGTGGCCCTACTAACCAAGTGGGTTGGTTGTGGCCTCGGTGCCCGGGTACTGGGCTTTAGTTGGAAGGATAGCAACGTGATCGGAGCCGGAATGGTTTCGCGTGGGGAAATGGCTCTCATTGTGGCGCAAGTGGGGCTAAGTTCGCACTTATTGTCGAATCACCTGTACTCAGAAATTATTTTCGTTGTGATTTTAACCACCATTTTGTCACCAATTATGTTAAAGTGGGGGCTTAAAAAATAG
- a CDS encoding universal stress protein produces the protein MYNEYKHILVPVDGSKLAEAALFKAAEVAIRNEARLDVLNVLNTTSFGFSYGVVDGDAITDMVNDELDYLKKLIQRVKKATGIEDIHMHLRFGSPRNVITYDFPHDYQVDLIMMGATGKNAVSRLLVGSVTSFVNTHARCDVAVVRTGMDNQTAE, from the coding sequence ATGTACAATGAATACAAACACATTTTAGTTCCAGTGGATGGCTCGAAGTTAGCCGAAGCCGCCCTCTTCAAGGCCGCGGAAGTGGCAATTCGGAACGAAGCCAGGTTAGACGTCTTAAACGTTTTAAACACCACTAGTTTCGGCTTTTCGTACGGGGTCGTTGATGGTGATGCCATTACCGACATGGTAAACGACGAACTTGATTACCTCAAAAAACTGATTCAACGGGTGAAAAAAGCCACAGGCATCGAAGATATCCACATGCACCTGCGGTTTGGGAGTCCTCGGAACGTGATTACCTATGATTTTCCCCACGATTATCAAGTGGACCTGATCATGATGGGGGCGACCGGAAAGAACGCGGTTTCGCGCCTCCTCGTTGGTTCCGTAACGAGTTTTGTTAATACCCACGCCCGTTGTGACGTCGCGGTTGTCCGGACGGGCATGGATAACCAAACTGCTGAATAA
- the add gene encoding adenosine deaminase, translating to MLTRAEIQRFPKAELHCHLDGSIRPHTLRQIARSQGMAVESNLMELTRKMVGPRQCRDLSEYLQTFDFVLPFLQTVPALQRAAYDVMEQAHQDGVCYIELRFAPSLSTQGQLTIPEAVQAVAAGIAEGERTYGIKGNLIVCGMRTENGAAVHHDFEQLDEVRDQLVGIDLAGPESDDFVPEYEDALQAAVSDLGVQLTLHAGECGCAHNVVEAVQAGSQRIGHGIAANGDETVERLLADRQICIEGCPTSNCQTGNLARIEDYPLQRWLGQGQALCINTDNRTVSDTTLTEEYFQLAQHNGLTKEQLRRCNQTAMRHSFADPTTKATLLEQITAFEADE from the coding sequence ATGTTAACTCGAGCTGAGATCCAAAGATTCCCCAAAGCCGAACTTCATTGTCACCTAGATGGCTCCATTCGTCCCCATACGTTACGGCAAATTGCCCGCAGTCAGGGGATGGCAGTTGAATCCAATTTGATGGAATTAACCCGCAAGATGGTGGGCCCACGGCAATGCCGTGATTTAAGCGAATATCTCCAAACCTTTGATTTTGTGCTGCCGTTTTTACAAACGGTGCCGGCCCTGCAACGCGCCGCGTATGACGTGATGGAACAGGCCCATCAAGACGGAGTTTGTTACATAGAGCTGCGGTTTGCACCGAGTTTATCAACCCAGGGGCAACTCACTATTCCAGAAGCAGTTCAAGCGGTGGCCGCGGGGATTGCTGAAGGGGAGCGGACCTATGGAATTAAGGGGAATTTAATTGTGTGTGGCATGCGGACGGAGAATGGTGCGGCGGTGCACCACGACTTTGAGCAACTGGATGAGGTTCGCGATCAGCTTGTCGGGATTGATCTCGCTGGGCCGGAATCCGATGACTTTGTTCCAGAATACGAGGACGCGTTACAGGCGGCCGTTTCCGATTTAGGCGTCCAACTGACCCTGCACGCGGGTGAGTGTGGCTGCGCTCACAACGTGGTGGAAGCAGTGCAGGCGGGGAGCCAGCGAATTGGGCACGGCATCGCAGCGAACGGTGATGAAACCGTGGAGCGGTTATTAGCTGACCGGCAAATTTGTATTGAAGGGTGTCCAACCAGTAACTGTCAAACGGGCAACCTGGCCCGGATTGAGGACTATCCATTGCAGCGGTGGTTAGGGCAGGGGCAAGCGCTCTGCATCAATACTGATAACCGTACGGTCTCAGACACAACCCTCACGGAAGAATACTTCCAACTGGCCCAACACAACGGGTTAACCAAGGAACAGTTACGCCGGTGCAATCAAACGGCGATGCGGCATTCGTTTGCAGATCCGACAACGAAAGCGACGTTGCTGGAACAAATCACGGCGTTTGAAGCGGACGAATGA
- a CDS encoding APC family permease: MEKNTTKVKKTKMSLFSVVMLALSSIIGSGWLFGSWEAAKISGPAAIISWIIGAIVIGSIAYVYIELGTMFPESGGMSKYAGYTHGPLLGFIASWANWVSLVTLLPIEAVAAVQYMSSWPWSWAKWTHGFVANGTVTTLGLFAVFVFILIFTLLNYWSVNLLTRFTSLTSIFKLVVPTVTIIMLLVSGFHAGNFNNPQFGGFLPYGTAPIFAATTVSGIIFSYNAFQTVINVGDEITNPKKNIWRGIVIALLISIVIYVMLQFTFIGAIKPSMLAQVGWHGINFESPFADLAIMLNIHWLVILLYLDAFVSPFGTGVSFVASTSRTLAAMTQTGHLPKFLGKMNQKWGTPRIAMIANWIISCILVSVFKNWAVLASVISTSTLIAYLTGPVTLVALRRHAPEFKRPVRINIANIIAPMAFVLASLAIYWAMWPTTVEVILVIALGLPFYFFYEGKLNWKDSKKKFNGSLWMLVYLVFMSFFSYIGSTPFHGQNWVHYPFDFVIIIIASLLFYFWGVNSYQNTDEMTHAKQVNDKVKPN, encoded by the coding sequence ATGGAAAAAAACACTACTAAAGTCAAAAAGACAAAAATGTCCTTATTTAGTGTAGTGATGTTAGCCCTAAGTTCCATCATTGGTTCTGGGTGGCTCTTTGGATCCTGGGAAGCTGCTAAGATCTCTGGTCCAGCAGCCATTATTTCTTGGATCATCGGAGCCATCGTGATTGGATCAATCGCCTACGTCTACATTGAATTAGGAACCATGTTCCCCGAAAGTGGGGGGATGAGTAAATACGCCGGTTACACCCACGGTCCACTGCTCGGATTCATTGCTTCCTGGGCCAACTGGGTCTCCTTGGTTACCCTATTACCAATCGAAGCGGTGGCCGCCGTGCAATACATGAGTTCCTGGCCCTGGAGTTGGGCCAAATGGACCCACGGCTTTGTTGCCAACGGAACGGTGACCACCCTCGGGTTATTCGCCGTCTTCGTCTTCATCTTGATCTTTACGCTCTTAAACTACTGGTCGGTTAACCTGTTAACCCGCTTTACTAGTTTGACTTCAATCTTTAAACTCGTGGTGCCAACCGTGACGATCATCATGCTGCTCGTTTCTGGATTCCACGCCGGCAACTTTAACAACCCACAGTTCGGTGGTTTCTTACCATACGGAACTGCTCCTATTTTTGCCGCTACCACGGTATCCGGGATTATCTTCTCCTACAACGCCTTTCAAACAGTGATTAACGTGGGAGACGAAATTACTAACCCGAAGAAAAACATCTGGCGGGGAATCGTGATTGCCCTCCTAATTAGTATCGTGATTTACGTAATGCTCCAATTTACCTTCATCGGGGCCATCAAGCCTTCGATGTTAGCCCAAGTTGGTTGGCACGGAATTAACTTTGAATCACCTTTCGCTGACCTGGCCATCATGTTAAACATTCACTGGTTAGTAATCCTCTTGTACTTGGATGCCTTCGTTTCACCATTTGGGACCGGAGTTTCCTTCGTGGCCTCAACTAGTCGGACCCTGGCCGCCATGACGCAAACCGGTCACTTACCGAAGTTCTTAGGGAAGATGAACCAAAAATGGGGAACTCCCCGGATTGCCATGATTGCCAACTGGATTATCAGTTGTATCTTGGTTTCCGTCTTTAAAAACTGGGCCGTCTTAGCCAGTGTAATTTCTACCTCGACTTTGATTGCCTACCTGACGGGTCCGGTAACCTTGGTAGCCCTCCGGCGCCATGCTCCCGAATTCAAACGGCCCGTGCGGATTAACATTGCCAACATCATTGCGCCAATGGCCTTTGTCCTCGCTAGTTTAGCGATTTACTGGGCAATGTGGCCAACCACGGTGGAAGTTATCCTTGTGATCGCCCTCGGGTTGCCATTCTACTTCTTCTATGAAGGAAAGCTTAACTGGAAGGATTCGAAAAAGAAGTTCAACGGAAGCCTTTGGATGCTCGTTTACCTAGTCTTCATGTCGTTCTTCTCGTACATCGGTTCTACGCCATTCCACGGTCAAAACTGGGTTCACTATCCATTTGACTTCGTGATTATCATCATCGCATCCCTCTTGTTCTACTTCTGGGGGGTTAACAGTTACCAAAACACCGATGAAATGACCCACGCTAAGCAAGTTAATGACAAAGTAAAACCAAACTAA
- a CDS encoding YbhB/YbcL family Raf kinase inhibitor-like protein, with the protein MKINVPLQAGFLPDRYTKHADAADKIGTYPVVSFPIEFQNVPSEAASLAFTLLDPDSIPVCGFEYIHWVVANLDPQLTELPANASQSGVVAMTYGNNSLAGGLLNVTDQQLNRHYLGPTPPDQPHNYRLTVYALDQKLALPDGFWLNQLESKLTGHVLATATAILPVKN; encoded by the coding sequence ATGAAAATTAACGTTCCTCTCCAAGCTGGATTCTTACCAGATCGTTATACCAAACACGCTGACGCAGCGGATAAAATTGGCACCTATCCGGTAGTTTCTTTTCCAATTGAATTTCAGAATGTTCCGAGTGAAGCGGCTTCCTTAGCGTTCACACTCCTGGATCCCGATTCGATTCCGGTCTGTGGCTTTGAATACATCCACTGGGTGGTCGCTAATCTAGATCCCCAGCTGACTGAATTGCCAGCCAATGCGAGTCAATCTGGCGTCGTTGCGATGACGTATGGTAACAACAGTTTAGCTGGTGGGCTCTTAAACGTTACCGATCAGCAACTAAACCGGCACTACCTCGGGCCGACCCCACCGGATCAACCCCACAACTATCGGTTAACCGTCTACGCGCTCGACCAAAAGTTAGCGTTACCAGACGGCTTCTGGCTCAACCAATTAGAAAGTAAGCTGACTGGTCATGTCCTTGCTACCGCAACGGCCATCCTACCAGTAAAGAACTAG
- a CDS encoding DUF6681 family protein — protein sequence MFTFLDAINSWLGYINIEAKTKGRLYDVLSFLGELYLVYITYRFLSNGFWARGVLLLVVTIVLAYFLYLNTIYYFTNRTSRLDLTPWIYRLLHIKPQTQTATTATKVRNIPANGLYDNRKTMPGKLVSTPTEQQFINQLAGQLLQHGLLTADYAGVSDRELKQRLQTGTQVNAVGSGTLLPYFDMQFKDGKHVVYAGVNQAEAQPVGTITQVGLQSIAEVDAAHVEIFLAAAYLTGGKFKLLGRRGIMEKAADYHIEVEIASRTK from the coding sequence ATGTTCACTTTTCTTGATGCCATTAATTCCTGGCTTGGTTACATTAATATCGAAGCAAAAACGAAGGGGCGCCTGTACGACGTGCTTTCATTTTTAGGGGAACTCTACCTGGTCTATATTACCTATCGGTTTTTATCCAATGGATTTTGGGCACGGGGCGTACTTCTGTTGGTAGTTACGATTGTGTTAGCGTATTTCCTGTATTTGAATACCATCTATTACTTCACGAATCGGACTTCGCGATTGGACCTAACCCCGTGGATTTACCGCCTGTTACACATTAAACCCCAGACCCAAACCGCGACAACGGCCACTAAGGTTCGCAACATTCCTGCCAACGGGTTGTATGACAACCGTAAAACCATGCCCGGCAAGTTGGTATCGACACCAACCGAGCAACAGTTTATCAACCAACTAGCGGGGCAATTGCTCCAGCATGGCTTGCTGACGGCGGACTACGCGGGGGTGAGCGACCGGGAGTTAAAGCAACGCTTGCAAACCGGCACCCAGGTGAATGCGGTCGGCAGTGGCACGTTACTACCGTATTTTGACATGCAGTTTAAGGACGGCAAGCACGTGGTGTATGCGGGGGTGAACCAAGCTGAGGCTCAACCAGTGGGCACGATTACCCAAGTAGGGTTACAGTCAATTGCCGAGGTTGATGCGGCCCACGTTGAAATCTTTTTAGCGGCCGCCTACCTGACCGGAGGGAAGTTTAAACTTCTGGGACGGCGCGGGATCATGGAAAAAGCCGCGGACTATCACATTGAAGTTGAAATTGCGTCACGAACTAAATAA
- a CDS encoding proline iminopeptidase-family hydrolase: MQTGTKIITLDNGYHLWTNTQGTGTIHLLALHGGPGGTHEYWEDTAQQLHKQGLDVQVHMYDQLGSWYSDTPDWDDPDVAKRIQTYDYYVDEVEEVRQKLGLDQFYLIGQSWGGALVQMYAAKYGDHLKGAIISSMVDRISDYTDHLAEIRQTALTPDELAYMQQCEATNDYDNDRYQALVTRLNEEYVDRKQPAAIAHLVNTMSVPLYHAFQGDNEFVITGKLKDWNFTDHLQDIHVPTLVTFGEHETMPLATGRRMASMIPHARFASTPNGGHHHMIDNAPVYYDHLASFIRDVETGQF, encoded by the coding sequence ATGCAAACAGGCACAAAAATTATTACCCTCGATAACGGTTACCATTTATGGACCAACACCCAGGGCACGGGCACGATTCACTTACTGGCCCTCCACGGTGGTCCCGGTGGAACCCATGAATACTGGGAAGACACGGCCCAACAGTTACACAAACAGGGCTTAGACGTTCAGGTCCATATGTACGACCAACTTGGATCCTGGTACTCCGATACTCCGGATTGGGACGATCCAGACGTTGCCAAGCGCATTCAAACCTACGATTACTACGTCGATGAGGTGGAAGAAGTTCGGCAAAAGCTGGGGCTTGATCAGTTTTATCTGATTGGGCAATCCTGGGGAGGCGCCCTCGTTCAAATGTACGCAGCCAAATACGGAGACCATTTAAAGGGAGCCATCATTTCATCCATGGTTGATCGGATTAGCGATTACACGGACCACCTCGCTGAGATTCGTCAAACTGCCCTAACCCCCGACGAACTCGCCTACATGCAACAGTGTGAAGCTACCAATGACTATGATAACGACCGCTACCAGGCCTTAGTAACCCGGCTCAACGAGGAATACGTGGACCGCAAGCAACCGGCCGCAATTGCACACTTGGTCAATACGATGAGTGTCCCGTTGTACCACGCCTTTCAGGGAGACAACGAGTTCGTAATCACCGGCAAGCTCAAGGACTGGAACTTCACAGACCACCTGCAAGACATTCACGTTCCCACCCTCGTAACCTTTGGTGAACACGAAACGATGCCCCTTGCTACGGGCCGGCGCATGGCCAGCATGATTCCCCATGCTCGCTTTGCTTCCACGCCTAATGGAGGGCACCACCACATGATTGATAACGCCCCCGTCTACTACGATCACCTGGCCAGCTTCATTCGCGACGTCGAAACCGGTCAATTCTAA
- a CDS encoding ABC-F family ATP-binding cassette domain-containing protein, whose amino-acid sequence MALLEVSNLSMSFADKQLYSNANFQLNKGEHMGVVGQNGVGKSTLIKILTGQELPVTGSVQWQKGTKVGYLDQYVDIPKGMTLIEFLHTAFSDLYAMNERMTALYTEYAETMDERLMEKAARLSGQLDANGFYDVETRVEQVITGLGLDDLGREQEVATMSGGQRSKIILAKLILEHPDVLLLDEPTNYLDTAHIKWLEDYLNDFDGAALIISHDYDFLEPVTNCIINLAFGKITKYRGDFKSAMRQRDEKEKTQQREYEKQQVEIEKAKKFIQKNKAGSRSTMAKSREKMLDRMDVIEPPKNNIQAEFDFPYSETGSQNALVVNQLSVGYDAPLLEPVTFSVDTNQKVVLQGFNGVGKSTLIKSILGIIPALGGSAEFSPSAKVNYFSQDLVWDNPNQKPMQLIQDQYPKLTQKEIRSKLAQVGLDTANAFKPIGTLSGGEQVKVKLALMEFVPSNFLILDEPSNHLDDETKAALQAAIKRFPGNAIIVSHEASFAAGLADKTIDVEKLSLH is encoded by the coding sequence ATGGCACTTTTAGAAGTATCCAATTTGAGCATGAGTTTTGCAGATAAGCAACTGTATTCGAATGCCAACTTTCAATTAAATAAGGGCGAACACATGGGGGTCGTCGGACAAAATGGGGTCGGCAAATCGACGCTGATCAAAATTTTGACCGGGCAGGAACTGCCAGTCACGGGCTCCGTCCAGTGGCAAAAGGGCACGAAAGTTGGGTACTTAGACCAGTACGTTGATATTCCCAAGGGGATGACCCTGATTGAGTTCTTGCACACCGCCTTTTCCGATTTGTACGCCATGAACGAACGGATGACGGCGTTATACACCGAATACGCCGAAACAATGGACGAACGCTTGATGGAGAAGGCGGCCCGCTTGTCCGGGCAACTCGATGCAAACGGATTTTACGACGTTGAAACCCGCGTTGAACAAGTGATTACGGGGCTCGGCCTGGATGACCTGGGGCGGGAACAAGAAGTCGCAACGATGAGTGGGGGACAACGGTCTAAGATCATTCTTGCCAAGTTGATTTTGGAACATCCCGACGTCTTACTTTTAGATGAGCCGACCAACTACCTGGATACCGCCCACATCAAGTGGTTGGAGGACTATCTGAATGACTTTGATGGCGCCGCTCTGATTATTTCCCATGATTACGACTTTCTAGAACCCGTCACGAACTGCATCATTAACCTCGCCTTCGGGAAGATTACGAAGTACCGGGGCGACTTTAAATCAGCGATGCGGCAACGGGATGAAAAGGAAAAGACCCAGCAACGTGAGTACGAAAAGCAACAGGTTGAGATTGAGAAGGCCAAGAAGTTCATTCAAAAGAACAAGGCCGGTAGTCGGTCCACCATGGCGAAGTCCCGAGAAAAGATGTTGGACCGGATGGACGTGATTGAACCACCGAAGAATAACATTCAAGCTGAATTTGACTTCCCTTATTCAGAGACCGGTTCGCAAAATGCACTGGTGGTAAATCAACTATCAGTGGGGTATGACGCCCCCTTGCTAGAACCGGTGACCTTCTCCGTGGACACCAATCAAAAGGTGGTTTTACAAGGATTTAACGGAGTGGGGAAGTCGACCCTGATTAAAAGTATCCTCGGAATCATTCCGGCACTTGGGGGCTCCGCCGAGTTTTCCCCCTCGGCTAAGGTAAACTATTTTAGTCAGGACCTAGTCTGGGACAATCCGAACCAAAAGCCGATGCAGCTGATTCAGGATCAGTATCCGAAGCTGACCCAAAAGGAAATTCGGAGCAAGTTAGCCCAAGTCGGATTGGACACGGCCAACGCCTTTAAGCCGATTGGCACCCTCTCCGGAGGGGAACAGGTGAAGGTCAAGCTGGCGTTAATGGAATTTGTCCCGAGTAACTTCTTAATTTTAGATGAACCATCTAACCACTTGGATGATGAAACCAAGGCCGCCCTGCAGGCCGCCATCAAACGCTTCCCCGGAAATGCGATCATCGTGAGTCACGAGGCGAGCTTTGCGGCCGGACTGGCCGATAAAACGATTGACGTGGAAAAACTTAGTTTACACTAA
- a CDS encoding guanylate kinase, producing MKRAQSSTERHIIVITGPAGAGKTTVQTYLETTYGIPPIITHTTRAPRAQEQDGVDYYFETPASFAALDLLEAVQYAGNRYGSSWEGLERAWQQHSIASIVLDTKGATTYQQRLGDQAVVIYLAVPDPQQLRERMLKRGDAPAAVQTRLHSAETQRDLALPRALQQTGIYVPNQDWEQTTQKLAQIIEKLSND from the coding sequence ATGAAACGAGCACAATCAAGCACAGAACGGCACATCATTGTGATCACCGGTCCGGCCGGGGCGGGCAAAACCACCGTGCAGACCTACTTAGAAACGACCTATGGCATTCCCCCAATCATTACCCATACGACCCGGGCTCCCCGCGCCCAGGAACAGGACGGGGTTGATTACTACTTTGAAACCCCAGCCAGTTTTGCCGCGCTTGATCTCTTAGAGGCCGTCCAATACGCCGGAAATCGGTATGGGTCCTCATGGGAAGGGTTAGAACGGGCTTGGCAGCAGCATTCGATTGCTTCGATTGTGCTCGACACGAAGGGAGCGACAACTTACCAGCAACGCTTGGGAGACCAGGCAGTGGTGATTTACCTCGCGGTTCCAGATCCCCAGCAACTGCGGGAGCGAATGCTCAAACGGGGAGATGCACCGGCCGCGGTCCAAACCCGGTTACATAGTGCCGAAACCCAACGGGACTTGGCGTTGCCGCGCGCCCTGCAACAAACGGGCATTTACGTTCCCAATCAGGACTGGGAACAGACGACCCAGAAGTTAGCCCAAATTATTGAAAAATTAAGCAACGATTAA